One genomic region from Arthrobacter sp. FB24 encodes:
- a CDS encoding LLM class flavin-dependent oxidoreductase: protein MKRIGFLSFGHWGNVEGSRTRTARDALLQGIDLAVAAEELGIDGAFFRVHHFARQQASPFPLLAAIAARTSRIEMGTGVIDMRYENPLYMAEEASATDLISGGRLQLGVSRGSPEPARDGAAVFGHVPADGESPADMARRHTAVFRHAITGAGVAERDPRYGGGPGKLPVQPNSPDLARRIWWGAGSRATAVWTAEQGMNLMSSTLLTEDTGVPFDELQAEQISMFRAAWAGAGHQHTPRVSVSRSVLPIVDEEDRRYFGLSALREKRDQVGIIDGLVARFGKSYVGEPEAIAGELAADAAVQAADTLLLTVPNQLGVDFNAKLLGTVARHIAPAIGWQPKWSPAAALPAAGASGAEASRG from the coding sequence ATGAAGCGCATCGGATTTCTTTCCTTCGGCCACTGGGGCAACGTTGAGGGGTCCCGTACCCGCACGGCCCGGGATGCGCTGCTGCAGGGTATCGACCTCGCCGTGGCAGCTGAGGAACTGGGGATCGACGGCGCATTCTTCCGGGTGCACCACTTTGCCCGGCAACAGGCGTCCCCGTTCCCGCTCCTGGCCGCCATCGCCGCGCGCACCAGCAGGATCGAGATGGGCACCGGCGTCATCGACATGCGGTACGAGAACCCGCTGTACATGGCCGAGGAAGCCTCCGCCACGGACCTGATCAGCGGCGGGAGGCTGCAGCTGGGTGTCAGCCGCGGTTCGCCCGAACCGGCCCGGGACGGAGCCGCGGTGTTCGGTCATGTTCCGGCCGACGGCGAGAGCCCGGCAGACATGGCACGCCGGCACACCGCGGTGTTCCGCCACGCCATCACCGGCGCCGGGGTGGCCGAAAGGGATCCGCGCTACGGCGGCGGACCCGGCAAGCTCCCGGTCCAGCCGAACTCGCCCGATCTTGCCCGCCGGATCTGGTGGGGTGCCGGATCCCGCGCCACCGCGGTGTGGACCGCGGAGCAGGGGATGAACCTGATGAGCTCCACGCTGCTGACCGAAGACACAGGCGTGCCCTTCGACGAGCTGCAGGCGGAGCAGATCAGCATGTTCCGTGCCGCCTGGGCCGGCGCAGGCCACCAGCACACGCCGCGGGTTTCGGTCAGCCGCAGCGTGCTGCCGATCGTGGACGAGGAGGACCGCCGGTACTTCGGGCTCAGCGCCCTAAGGGAAAAGCGGGACCAGGTGGGCATCATCGACGGGCTCGTGGCAAGGTTCGGGAAGAGCTACGTGGGCGAGCCTGAGGCGATCGCCGGGGAACTTGCGGCAGACGCCGCGGTGCAGGCTGCCGACACGTTGCTCCTCACCGTCCCCAACCAGCTGGGCGTGGACTTCAACGCCAAACTCCTCGGCACTGTTGCCCGCCACATCGCCCCCGCCATCGGCTGGCAACCCAAGTGGTCCCCGGCCGCGGCTCTGCCTGCGGCGGGGGCGTCCGGTGCCGAGGCTAGCCGCGGCTGA
- a CDS encoding magnesium and cobalt transport protein CorA, with product MTIVDNAVYVNGRRTTDPEGLEETYFLLRQREGMAWIGLYRPDSQELRSVADEFELSHLAVEDALTGHQRAKLEHYGETLFLVLRPARYLDDVEKVEFGEIHVFVGTDFVVTVRHAESPDLARVRRRMESQPEFLALGPDAVLYAILDQVVDEYEPVAAGLENDIDEIEDDLFGGDPDVSRRIYELSRQVIMFQRGTSPLAGILQALLTGTPEHRPGPELQDHLRDVLDHVLRLGERTASFRALLQNALTVNAALVAQRQNDEMRRLTESSFAQSEQVKRISSWAAILFAPTLVGTIYGMNFRTMPELDWVFGYPMALGLMAVMGVILYAAFRHNKWI from the coding sequence GTGACCATTGTTGACAATGCCGTCTATGTAAATGGCCGCCGGACCACCGACCCGGAAGGACTTGAGGAGACGTACTTCCTGCTGCGGCAGCGTGAGGGGATGGCCTGGATCGGGCTGTACCGGCCGGACTCGCAGGAACTGCGTTCCGTGGCGGACGAGTTCGAACTCAGCCACCTCGCGGTGGAGGACGCCCTGACCGGGCACCAGCGGGCCAAACTTGAGCACTACGGCGAAACCCTGTTCCTGGTGCTTCGCCCGGCGCGCTATCTCGACGACGTCGAAAAGGTCGAGTTCGGCGAAATCCACGTCTTCGTGGGCACAGACTTTGTGGTCACCGTCCGCCACGCCGAGTCACCGGACCTTGCCCGGGTCCGCCGCAGGATGGAATCGCAGCCCGAGTTCCTGGCACTGGGGCCGGACGCCGTGCTGTACGCCATCCTGGACCAGGTGGTGGATGAATATGAGCCGGTGGCCGCCGGGCTGGAAAACGACATTGACGAAATCGAGGATGACCTCTTCGGCGGCGACCCCGACGTGTCACGCCGGATATACGAACTTTCCCGCCAGGTCATTATGTTCCAGCGCGGCACCAGTCCCCTGGCGGGAATCCTGCAGGCCCTGCTCACCGGCACGCCCGAGCATCGGCCCGGCCCCGAACTGCAGGACCACCTGCGCGACGTCCTGGACCACGTCCTGCGCCTTGGCGAGCGGACCGCTTCCTTCAGGGCCCTGCTACAGAACGCGCTCACGGTCAACGCGGCGCTGGTGGCACAGCGGCAGAACGATGAGATGAGGCGCCTCACGGAATCCAGCTTCGCGCAGAGCGAGCAGGTCAAACGAATCTCCTCGTGGGCTGCCATCCTCTTCGCTCCAACCCTGGTGGGCACCATTTACGGGATGAATTTCCGCACCATGCCCGAGTTGGACTGGGTCTTTGGCTACCCCATGGCGCTGGGCCTGATGGCGGTCATGGGCGTGATCCTGTATGCAGCCTTCCGGCACAACAAATGGATCTGA
- a CDS encoding YceI family protein yields the protein MTLPQGITPGIWTLDMSHSEIGFTVRHAGISKVRGRFTDASAEAHVGTSLAASSLHATVKTASFDSGDANRDAHVRGADFFDVEQFPEMTFRATGIEGDGEDYTVTGDLTIRGITKPVELEVEFTGVAVDPFGATRAGFSAEAEISRKEFGLTWNAALEAGGLLVSDKVKINVEAALVKQS from the coding sequence GTGACTCTGCCCCAAGGTATTACCCCCGGCATCTGGACACTCGACATGTCCCACAGCGAAATCGGGTTCACGGTCCGCCATGCCGGCATCAGCAAGGTCCGCGGCCGCTTCACCGACGCCTCGGCCGAAGCGCACGTGGGCACGTCCCTGGCTGCGTCCAGCCTGCACGCCACCGTCAAGACGGCAAGCTTCGACTCCGGCGATGCCAACCGTGATGCCCATGTGCGCGGGGCGGACTTCTTCGACGTCGAGCAGTTCCCCGAGATGACTTTCCGGGCCACCGGCATCGAAGGCGACGGCGAGGACTACACCGTCACCGGTGACCTCACCATCCGCGGCATCACCAAGCCCGTGGAACTCGAGGTGGAATTCACCGGCGTGGCTGTCGATCCGTTCGGTGCCACCAGGGCGGGATTCAGCGCCGAGGCCGAAATCAGCCGCAAGGAGTTCGGGCTGACGTGGAACGCGGCCCTCGAAGCCGGCGGGCTGCTGGTCAGTGACAAGGTCAAGATCAACGTCGAGGCGGCCCTGGTCAAGCAGAGCTAG
- a CDS encoding phosphoribosylanthranilate isomerase, which translates to MFVKVCGLSTPESVREAAGAGADAVGFVLTRSPREVTPARARELLADVPPGTPAVGVFRHEAVADAIAVARDAGLDWIQLHGDRTPQDVKAAHDAGMKVIRAVTMGASPEAFGSWGEELLLIDAAVPGSGEAWDYASVQAKGLAGRNWLLAGGLDPANVARAAKEAGAWGVDVSSGVESSRGVKDLAKIRAFVLAAKA; encoded by the coding sequence ATGTTCGTCAAGGTGTGCGGGCTGAGTACGCCCGAGTCAGTCCGGGAAGCGGCCGGCGCCGGTGCGGACGCCGTCGGCTTTGTCCTGACCAGGAGTCCGCGCGAGGTCACGCCCGCCCGGGCGCGGGAGCTTCTTGCCGACGTTCCGCCCGGCACCCCGGCCGTGGGCGTATTCCGCCACGAGGCCGTGGCGGACGCCATCGCCGTCGCCCGCGACGCCGGCCTGGACTGGATCCAGCTCCATGGGGACCGCACCCCGCAGGACGTCAAGGCAGCGCACGACGCCGGCATGAAGGTGATCAGGGCCGTCACCATGGGTGCCTCCCCGGAAGCATTCGGCAGCTGGGGCGAGGAACTGCTGCTGATCGACGCCGCTGTTCCGGGCTCCGGCGAGGCCTGGGACTACGCCTCGGTGCAGGCGAAAGGGCTGGCCGGCCGAAACTGGCTGCTGGCAGGGGGCCTCGACCCCGCTAACGTCGCCCGGGCCGCGAAGGAAGCCGGTGCGTGGGGAGTGGATGTCTCCTCCGGCGTCGAAAGTTCCCGCGGGGTGAAGGACCTGGCGAAGATCCGGGCGTTCGTGCTGGCGGCGAAGGCTTAG
- a CDS encoding DMT family transporter, protein MSWLILIFSGALEAVWAAALHRTSQATGRRRVLPAAVFLVSVIASTGGLAIAMQSIPTGTAYAVWVGVGVVLTSAYAIVTKVERATAARLLLLAGIAASVVGLKVVA, encoded by the coding sequence ATGTCGTGGTTAATCCTCATTTTCTCCGGCGCGCTCGAGGCCGTCTGGGCCGCAGCGCTGCACCGGACTTCCCAGGCCACAGGCCGCCGGCGCGTGCTGCCCGCGGCGGTCTTCCTGGTCTCCGTCATCGCCAGCACCGGCGGCCTGGCCATCGCAATGCAGTCGATCCCCACAGGCACCGCCTACGCGGTGTGGGTGGGTGTCGGCGTGGTGCTGACCTCCGCCTACGCGATCGTCACCAAGGTGGAACGCGCGACGGCGGCGCGACTGCTGCTGCTGGCCGGTATCGCGGCGTCTGTGGTGGGCCTGAAGGTGGTGGCGTAA
- a CDS encoding glycogen debranching N-terminal domain-containing protein, with protein sequence MASEQPYLHNLSGVFSAPIQAWSDAHGQVRHIGAQGIYCGDDRVLNTAVLTVDGREPEWVSTQLRSSKETDYIYFVRADAEVADPLLSLVRTRSAQSGRIRPGADTESLTGCSGRVAETLRLESAMREPVSLTVRLTLGADNTTMEDIKQGARGGAPVEPQGTTWSWRDQDTTLALTAGNGTVGVNGNTVTIDWAVQVFPGVPVELAWAVDLTDEDSPMLAADGEPIVAPASNDPRLSRLLERSVSDLNSLRLAHYSHPRDTFLAAGAPWFFTMFGRDSIIAARMLLPINTAIAGGTLRALAGRQGTETDHTTAVQPGKILHEVRRTVLTMAESGQALRLPPVYYGTIDATPLWICLLHDAWKAGMPDAEVEELLPNLQDALEWLRDHGDLDGDGFLEYLDASGQGLVNQGWKDSGDAIRWHDGSLAKGPIALAEVQAYAYEAAVVGAEILDAFGRPGAQEWRDYAAGMAERFRAQFWCEDELGPYPALALDADKRPVDGVTSNMGHLLGTGILNEEEQRIVVRRVMDPTMFSGYGVRTLSTTNGGYWPTRYHAGAVWSHDTALIISGMLADGYPDEAAQLAAGLLHVAEANDWRLPELFGGHGSDTMRTPVPFPASCRPQAWASASSVVIAAALTPNGRPAAREDLQASAASL encoded by the coding sequence GTGGCCTCTGAACAGCCATACCTGCACAATCTCTCGGGCGTTTTCAGCGCTCCCATCCAAGCCTGGTCCGACGCCCATGGTCAGGTCCGGCATATCGGCGCGCAGGGTATTTACTGCGGTGATGACCGTGTGCTCAACACCGCAGTCCTGACGGTGGACGGGCGGGAGCCTGAATGGGTGTCCACCCAGCTGCGTTCCTCCAAGGAAACCGACTACATCTATTTTGTGCGCGCGGACGCCGAGGTGGCGGACCCTTTGCTCTCCCTGGTGCGTACGCGTTCGGCCCAATCCGGCCGTATCCGTCCCGGCGCGGACACCGAGAGCCTCACCGGTTGCTCCGGCCGGGTGGCTGAGACGCTGCGTCTTGAGTCGGCCATGCGGGAGCCGGTGTCGCTGACGGTCCGGCTGACCCTTGGCGCGGACAACACCACGATGGAAGACATCAAGCAGGGCGCGCGTGGCGGCGCCCCGGTGGAGCCGCAGGGGACCACCTGGTCCTGGCGGGACCAGGACACCACCCTGGCGCTGACGGCGGGCAACGGAACCGTCGGCGTCAATGGCAACACGGTGACCATCGACTGGGCCGTGCAGGTGTTTCCCGGGGTGCCAGTGGAGCTGGCCTGGGCAGTGGACCTGACGGACGAGGACTCCCCGATGCTCGCCGCGGACGGGGAACCCATCGTGGCTCCGGCCTCAAACGACCCGCGGCTCAGCAGGCTCCTGGAACGGTCCGTCAGCGACCTCAACAGCCTGCGCCTGGCGCACTACTCGCATCCGCGTGACACGTTCCTGGCGGCCGGTGCCCCGTGGTTCTTCACCATGTTCGGGCGCGACTCCATCATCGCGGCGCGCATGCTGCTGCCCATCAACACGGCCATCGCCGGCGGAACCCTCCGTGCGCTCGCCGGCCGGCAGGGCACCGAGACGGACCACACCACGGCCGTCCAGCCCGGCAAGATCCTGCACGAGGTCCGCAGGACCGTCCTGACCATGGCCGAGAGCGGTCAGGCCCTGCGCCTGCCGCCGGTGTACTACGGAACCATTGACGCCACGCCGCTGTGGATCTGCCTCCTGCACGACGCCTGGAAAGCCGGCATGCCGGATGCCGAGGTGGAGGAACTCCTGCCCAACCTCCAGGACGCCCTCGAATGGCTCCGGGACCATGGCGACCTGGATGGGGACGGCTTCCTGGAATACCTCGACGCCTCCGGCCAGGGCCTGGTGAACCAGGGCTGGAAGGACTCCGGCGACGCCATCCGCTGGCACGACGGCTCACTGGCGAAGGGGCCCATCGCGCTCGCAGAGGTCCAGGCCTATGCTTACGAGGCCGCCGTGGTGGGTGCGGAAATCCTGGACGCCTTCGGACGTCCCGGGGCGCAGGAATGGCGCGACTACGCGGCAGGCATGGCCGAGCGCTTCCGGGCGCAGTTCTGGTGCGAGGACGAACTGGGTCCCTACCCGGCGCTCGCCCTTGATGCCGACAAGCGCCCGGTGGACGGCGTGACCTCCAACATGGGGCACCTACTCGGCACCGGAATCCTCAATGAGGAGGAACAGCGGATCGTCGTGCGCCGCGTCATGGACCCCACCATGTTCTCCGGCTACGGCGTCCGGACCCTGTCCACCACCAATGGCGGCTACTGGCCCACCCGGTACCACGCGGGCGCCGTCTGGAGCCACGACACGGCCCTGATCATCAGCGGCATGCTGGCGGACGGATACCCGGATGAAGCTGCGCAGCTCGCCGCCGGGCTGTTGCACGTGGCCGAAGCCAACGACTGGCGGCTGCCGGAGCTCTTTGGCGGCCACGGCTCCGACACCATGCGCACCCCCGTGCCGTTCCCCGCGAGCTGCCGCCCGCAGGCCTGGGCCTCGGCCAGCTCGGTGGTGATCGCCGCTGCGCTTACCCCGAACGGGCGGCCGGCAGCGCGGGAGGACCTGCAGGCGTCGGCCGCCAGCCTGTAG
- a CDS encoding serine hydrolase domain-containing protein: MDLTALGAALADVAGRARVPGMSLAVVSRDRVLYSGGTGYADVSSLTPATAGTAYPWFSMTKPVTATAAHRLSDEGRLDLHAPVHEYLPWLRAPGPVQPTVWQLLSHSAGLGNPLPVRWIHPADTPGPDQERMLRQLMARRRPFRYRVGGTGHYSNVGYLVAAQIISQVSGEPFTSYVQREILTRLGMDSTGFSYPPGRQAATGYVRLPRPLAPALARILPPGTLGPRHGDYSSLNPFLVDGAGYGGLVGTVLDAAEFARLHLNDGLVPASRTTASGTTVSGAAGGPGGNRILQDSTARAMREIQVRGKGFDHSAGWFRKHSHGPHGSYVEHFGTGLGFWNIMRLYPERGRAVVLMSNSSTSYDYAALFSLVLRIPWT; this comes from the coding sequence ATGGATCTGACGGCGCTCGGGGCGGCCCTGGCTGATGTAGCAGGCAGGGCCCGCGTTCCGGGGATGTCCCTGGCGGTCGTATCGCGGGACCGCGTGCTGTATTCGGGCGGGACAGGGTATGCGGATGTGTCATCATTGACGCCGGCAACTGCGGGCACGGCGTATCCGTGGTTTTCGATGACGAAACCGGTGACAGCCACTGCCGCCCACCGGCTGTCCGATGAGGGTCGCCTGGACCTGCACGCACCAGTCCACGAGTACCTGCCCTGGCTGCGCGCCCCCGGCCCGGTCCAGCCCACCGTATGGCAACTGCTCAGCCATTCGGCGGGGTTGGGCAATCCGCTGCCCGTGAGGTGGATTCACCCGGCGGACACGCCGGGGCCGGACCAGGAACGGATGCTGCGGCAACTGATGGCCCGGCGCAGGCCGTTCCGCTACCGGGTGGGAGGCACAGGACACTATTCCAACGTCGGCTACCTTGTGGCGGCGCAGATCATCAGCCAGGTCTCCGGCGAGCCGTTCACTAGCTATGTCCAACGCGAGATCCTCACCCGGCTGGGAATGGATTCAACCGGTTTTTCGTATCCGCCAGGGCGTCAGGCGGCCACCGGTTATGTTCGGCTCCCCCGCCCGCTCGCACCGGCGCTGGCACGGATCCTCCCGCCCGGAACGCTGGGGCCACGGCACGGCGACTATTCTTCGCTGAACCCGTTCCTGGTTGACGGCGCAGGCTACGGGGGCCTGGTGGGAACCGTGCTGGACGCGGCCGAGTTTGCGCGGCTGCACCTCAACGACGGTCTGGTCCCGGCTTCCCGAACCACGGCATCCGGAACCACGGTGTCCGGGGCTGCCGGCGGCCCGGGCGGGAACCGCATCCTGCAGGACTCCACGGCCCGGGCAATGCGCGAAATCCAGGTCCGGGGAAAGGGGTTTGACCACTCCGCAGGCTGGTTCCGGAAACACTCCCACGGGCCGCACGGATCCTACGTGGAGCACTTCGGCACGGGGCTGGGGTTTTGGAACATCATGCGCCTTTACCCGGAACGGGGCAGGGCAGTCGTGCTCATGTCCAACAGTTCCACGAGCTACGACTACGCCGCCCTGTTTTCCTTGGTCCTCCGCATACCTTGGACCTGA
- a CDS encoding HutD/Ves family protein, whose protein sequence is MEIIRYAELRAEPWRNKGGVTRELASHPKAASAQDGAWDWRVSIAEVSKAGAFSSFPGMDRVLTVIEGELLLLTVDGTEHPLEKYRPFRFSGDADTASALPTGDIRDLNVITRNGAFKGYTSIIELSKKRAHPVFEGQLGILLQGQATVTPGIAGVGDTPGDGEAPEAARASGEPETLGRYDAVVGSGSNTPEILGRGFLAVVSIDRVTA, encoded by the coding sequence ATGGAGATCATCCGCTATGCCGAACTCAGGGCCGAACCGTGGCGCAACAAAGGCGGTGTCACCCGCGAACTGGCCAGCCATCCGAAGGCCGCCTCCGCCCAGGACGGCGCGTGGGACTGGCGGGTGAGCATCGCCGAGGTGTCCAAGGCCGGCGCGTTCTCTTCTTTTCCCGGCATGGACCGAGTGCTCACGGTGATCGAAGGCGAACTCCTCCTGCTGACGGTAGACGGCACCGAACACCCGCTGGAGAAATACCGGCCGTTCCGGTTCTCCGGCGACGCCGACACCGCCAGCGCACTGCCCACGGGCGACATCCGCGACCTCAATGTGATTACCCGTAACGGGGCGTTCAAGGGGTACACGTCCATCATCGAGCTCTCCAAGAAGCGCGCCCACCCCGTCTTCGAAGGCCAGCTGGGCATCCTGCTGCAGGGCCAGGCCACTGTCACCCCCGGCATCGCCGGCGTCGGGGACACCCCGGGCGACGGCGAAGCACCAGAAGCAGCCCGGGCATCAGGCGAGCCGGAGACGCTGGGCCGCTATGACGCCGTCGTAGGTTCCGGCTCCAATACGCCGGAAATCCTGGGCCGGGGCTTCCTTGCAGTCGTGTCGATAGACCGCGTTACCGCCTAG
- a CDS encoding LacI family DNA-binding transcriptional regulator, with product MSTTAGRAHPDAPERPKLEDLARKVGVSIATVSRVVNGRKGVSREVRQSVLAAMDDLGYERPDRARSTTRGQVGIIVPDLTNPIFPAIAQTVVSLLSQEDFIPILCALPGGGRSEDEYIEMLVAQEASGIIFICSSHADGQASLERYHRLRGRGIPFVLVNGARPELSAASVSNDDAAAISTAVHHLASLGHRKVGLAIGPHRFIPSRQKLAGFRSALAEYLDTQDPEPHTATSMFTVEGGQSAANELLDSGHTAIVCASDVMALGAIRAVQARGLRVPEDVSIVGFDDSPLMALTNPPLTTLRQPVAAIAHAAVHALAAEIAGEQSTRSPVVLASDLVVRGSTGPAAAASGPPRSPRSRR from the coding sequence ATGAGCACGACGGCGGGCCGCGCACACCCTGACGCCCCGGAGCGACCCAAGCTGGAGGACCTCGCCCGGAAGGTGGGAGTCAGCATCGCCACGGTGTCCCGCGTGGTCAATGGACGGAAAGGCGTTTCGCGCGAGGTGCGGCAGTCGGTCCTCGCCGCGATGGACGACCTTGGCTACGAGCGGCCGGACCGTGCACGAAGCACCACCCGGGGCCAGGTGGGGATCATTGTTCCGGACCTGACCAATCCGATCTTTCCGGCAATTGCGCAGACTGTCGTATCGCTCCTGTCCCAGGAGGACTTCATCCCGATCCTCTGTGCCCTGCCGGGCGGGGGGCGCTCAGAAGACGAGTACATCGAGATGCTCGTGGCGCAGGAAGCGTCCGGAATCATTTTCATCTGCAGTTCACACGCCGACGGCCAGGCCAGCCTGGAGCGTTACCACCGGCTCCGCGGCCGCGGCATCCCGTTCGTCCTGGTCAACGGTGCACGTCCGGAACTGTCGGCCGCCTCCGTGTCCAATGACGACGCCGCGGCAATCAGCACGGCGGTGCACCACCTGGCCAGCCTGGGGCACCGGAAGGTGGGGCTGGCTATAGGCCCGCACCGTTTCATCCCCAGCAGGCAAAAGCTGGCCGGATTCCGCTCCGCCCTCGCCGAGTACCTGGACACCCAGGACCCGGAACCGCACACGGCTACCAGCATGTTCACGGTGGAAGGCGGGCAGAGCGCGGCCAATGAGCTCCTGGACTCCGGCCACACGGCCATAGTGTGCGCCTCCGACGTCATGGCACTCGGCGCCATCCGCGCCGTCCAAGCCAGGGGGCTGCGCGTCCCGGAGGATGTGTCCATCGTCGGTTTCGACGACTCCCCGCTGATGGCGCTCACCAATCCGCCGCTGACCACCCTCAGGCAGCCTGTCGCCGCGATCGCGCACGCCGCCGTCCATGCCCTGGCGGCCGAAATTGCCGGCGAACAGTCCACCCGTTCGCCGGTGGTCCTGGCGTCCGACCTGGTGGTGCGTGGATCTACCGGTCCTGCGGCAGCAGCTTCAGGCCCGCCGCGCAGCCCACGATCCCGGCGATGA
- a CDS encoding LacI family DNA-binding transcriptional regulator, whose protein sequence is MPRPTLASLAGELAVSRQTISNVLNAPHKVRPATRERVQAAIAAAGYRPSAAARQLRTRRSMNLGMRLLPATNGINGAVLDRFLHALTEASQSAGYRLTLFCADSDRDEIRQYGQLLDVAGLDGFILTSSTPDDPRTRWLQERGTPFAVFGRPWDAAGHPAAADHPWVDVDGAAGTEAAVQMLLAQGHSRIGFLGWFTGDPVGADRRRGWERAMTAAGRGQDVPGLSVEAEDTVAGGASGAGLLASRGATAMVCSSDSLALGAMEKLRESRRGGSSSGQAAGRGARPGAGPDGPSGRTAVVGFDNTPVAAALGLSSVAQPVEEAARHIIRVLAYELAESGSLAGSGTGRTAGGALTAAPAPPERQLLLAPRVVERIPLPLAAPGSS, encoded by the coding sequence TTGCCCCGGCCCACCCTCGCCAGCCTGGCTGGCGAACTTGCCGTGTCGCGGCAGACCATCTCGAATGTGCTGAACGCCCCGCACAAGGTCAGGCCCGCCACCCGGGAACGCGTCCAGGCCGCCATCGCCGCGGCCGGCTACCGGCCCAGCGCCGCGGCCCGCCAACTGCGGACCCGGCGTTCCATGAACCTCGGCATGCGGCTCCTTCCCGCCACGAACGGCATCAACGGTGCCGTCCTGGACCGCTTCCTGCATGCGCTCACGGAAGCGTCCCAGTCGGCCGGCTACCGGCTCACGCTCTTCTGCGCCGACTCGGACCGGGACGAAATACGACAATACGGGCAACTTCTGGACGTTGCCGGTCTGGACGGATTCATCCTGACCTCCAGCACCCCCGACGACCCCCGGACCCGGTGGCTGCAGGAACGCGGCACGCCTTTCGCCGTTTTCGGCCGGCCCTGGGATGCCGCCGGGCACCCCGCAGCGGCGGACCACCCCTGGGTGGATGTGGACGGGGCAGCCGGAACGGAAGCGGCCGTGCAGATGCTGCTGGCGCAGGGCCACTCGCGGATCGGATTCCTGGGCTGGTTCACGGGCGATCCGGTGGGTGCGGACCGCCGCCGGGGCTGGGAGCGCGCCATGACCGCGGCAGGGCGGGGCCAGGATGTGCCGGGACTCAGCGTGGAAGCGGAGGACACCGTTGCCGGCGGCGCGTCCGGAGCGGGCCTGCTGGCATCTAGGGGCGCCACGGCCATGGTCTGTTCCAGCGACTCCCTGGCGCTGGGAGCCATGGAGAAACTCCGGGAATCACGGCGTGGCGGGTCCTCTTCCGGGCAGGCTGCCGGCAGGGGCGCCCGGCCGGGCGCCGGGCCGGACGGCCCCAGCGGCCGGACCGCCGTCGTGGGCTTCGACAACACTCCCGTGGCTGCGGCGCTGGGTCTCTCCAGCGTCGCCCAGCCCGTGGAGGAGGCGGCTCGCCACATCATCCGCGTGCTGGCTTACGAGTTGGCGGAAAGCGGATCTCTTGCCGGTTCGGGCACCGGCCGAACCGCCGGCGGGGCCCTCACTGCAGCTCCCGCCCCGCCGGAAAGGCAGCTCCTCCTTGCACCGCGGGTGGTGGAACGGATTCCGCTGCCGCTGGCGGCACCCGGTAGCAGCTAA
- a CDS encoding DMT family transporter: protein MTRNATAWLILLASAVLEAVWATALGLSDGFSRPLATAVFAVTATLSMAGLGIAVKSIPLGTAYAVWVGIGAALTVGWAMATGVEPASPLKLLFIAGIVGCAAGLKLLPQDR, encoded by the coding sequence ATGACCAGGAATGCGACTGCCTGGCTGATCCTGCTCGCTTCCGCTGTGCTTGAGGCTGTCTGGGCCACCGCACTGGGCCTGTCCGACGGTTTCTCCCGGCCGCTGGCCACTGCCGTTTTTGCCGTCACAGCAACACTGAGCATGGCGGGGCTGGGGATCGCTGTGAAGTCGATCCCGCTCGGGACTGCCTACGCCGTGTGGGTGGGGATCGGCGCCGCCCTTACCGTGGGCTGGGCGATGGCCACCGGCGTCGAGCCCGCCAGCCCGCTCAAGCTGCTGTTCATCGCCGGGATCGTGGGCTGCGCGGCGGGCCTGAAGCTGCTGCCGCAGGACCGGTAG